In Xenopus laevis strain J_2021 chromosome 2S, Xenopus_laevis_v10.1, whole genome shotgun sequence, a genomic segment contains:
- the naca.S gene encoding nascent polypeptide-associated complex subunit alpha isoform X3, with the protein MPGEATETVPAAEQELHQPQVESAPSPSAPAEGAVVAEAKTATPNAKVASEASQTDAAKAEAAGDSSDSKQGVIKKRSSEPAKPGKVKAKASETSPKSVAAKGKSSVHRPKSGEGKVSRTKSEEMIAAEPSPKPAEAKASEPSPKPAEAKASEPSPTPAEAKASEPSPTPAAAKASEPSPKHSVAKASEPSPKPAVAKASEPSPKPAVAKASEPSPKPAAAKASEPSPKPTKAKASEPSPKPAEASEPSPKPAEASEPSPKPAEASEPSPKPAEASEPSPKPAEASEPSPKPAEASEPSPKPAEASEPSPKPAEASEPSPKPSEPSPKPAEAKASEPSPKPAQAKASKPAAAKASEPGPKPAEAKASEPGPKPAEAKASEPGPKPAAAKASEPGPKPAAAKASEPGPKPAEAKASEPGPKPAEAKASEPSPKPAAAKASEPSPKPSEPSPRPAEASEPSPKPAEAKASEPSPKPAQAKASKPAAAKASEPGPKPAEAKASEPGPKPAEAKASEPGPKPAAAKASEPKPAAAKASEPGPKPAEAKASEPGPKPAEAKASEPSPKPAAAKASEPSPKPSEPSPKPAEASEPSPKPAEAKASEPSPKPAQAKASKPAAAKASEPGPKPAEAKASEPGPKPAEAKASETSPKPVEAKASEPSPKPAEVKVKSSKTVSKRGEKKEKTAEPSPKPSTAPSTTDRTSQGAAPDSISSDTVAAHSLPVADVQSPANKTEGISPQPAAELGVQSPAKVLTPSPPLPTPEPVSSAQTDSVSSPLVPKTSAPLPLTVEEEELPPLIPPEAPAQEPDFHPVMVDFGSPKVVPSPPVKEAVLKNDKGSGTESDSDDSPPELEQDTQTTTQQAQLAAAAEIDEEPVSKAKQSRSEKKARKAMSKLGLRQVTGVTRVTIRKSKNILFVITKPDVYKSPASDTYIVFGEAKIEDLSQQAQLAAAEKFKVQGETVSNIQENTQTPTVQEESEEEEVDEAGVEVKDIELVMSQANVSRAKAVRALKNNSNDIVNAIMELTM; encoded by the exons ATGCCCGGTGAAGCCACAGAAACTGTCCCAGCTGCAGAGCAAGAACTGCACCAGCCCCAGGTTGAGAGTG CTCCGTCTCCCTCTGCACCTGCAGAAGGGGCAGTGGTAGCTGAGGCGAAAACTGCCACCCCGAATGCCAAGGTGGCAAGTGAGGCTTCTCAGACAGATGCGGCAAAGGCTGAAGCCGCTGGGGATTCATCGG ACTCCAAACAAGGAGTCATAAAAAAGAGATCTTCAGAGCCTGCTAAACCTGGAAAGGTAAAAGCAAAAGCTTCAGAGACTAGCCCCAAGTCGGTAGCAGCAAAAGGAAAATCTTCAGTGCATAGGCCCAAATCTGGAGAGGGAAAAGTGTCCAGAACCAAGTCGGAAGAGATGATAGCTGCCGAGCCCAGCCCCAAGCCCGCAGAGGCCAAGGCTTCCGAGCCCAGCCCCAAGCCCGCAGAGGCCAAGGCTTCCGAGCCCAGCCCCACGCCCGCAGAGGCCAAGGCTTCCGAGCCCAGCCCCACGCCTGCAGCGGCCAAGGCCTCCGAGCCCAGCCCCAAGCACTCAGTGGCCAAAGCATCCGAGCCCAGCCCCAAGCCCGCAGTGGCCAAGGCCTCCGAGCCCAGCCCCAAGCCCGCAGTGGCCAAGGCCTCCGAGCCCAGCCCCAAGCCCGCAGCGGCCAAGGCCTCAGAGCCCAGCCCCAAGCCCACTAAGGCCAAGGCCTCCGAGCCCAGCCCCAAGCCCGCAGAGGCCTCCGAGCCCAGCCCCAAGCCCGCAGAGGCCTCCGAGCCCAGCCCCAAGCCCGCAGAGGCCTCCGAGCCCAGCCCCAAGCCCGCAGAGGCCTCCGAGCCCAGCCCCAAGCCCGCAGAGGCCTCCGAGCCCAGCCCCAAGCCCGCAGAGGCCTCCGAGCCCAGCCCCAAGCCCGCAGAGGCCTCCGAGCCCAGCCCCAAGCCCGCAGAGGCCTCCGAGCCCAGCCCCAAGCCCTCAGAGCCCAGCCCCAAGCCCGCAGAGGCCAAGGCCTCCGAACCCAGCCCCAAGCCCGCACAGGCCAAGGCCTCCAAGCCCGCAGCGGCCAAGGCCTCCGAGCCCGGCCCCAAGCCCGCAGAGGCCAAGGCCTCCGAGCCAGGCCCCAAGCCCGCAGAGGCCAAGGCCTCCGAGCCCGGCCCCAAGCCCGCAGCGGCCAAG GCCTCCGAGCCCGGCCCCAAGCCCGCAGCGGCCAAGGCCTCCGAGCCCGGCCCCAAGCCCGCAGAGGCCAAGGCCTCCGAGCCCGGCCCCAAGCCCGCAGAGGCCAAGGCCTCCGAGCCCAGCCCCAAGCCCGCAGCGGCCAAGGCCTCCGAGCCCAGCCCCAAGCCCTCAGAGCCCAGCCCCAGGCCCGCAGAGGCCTCAGAGCCCAGCCCCAAGCCCGCAGAGGCCAAGGCCTCCGAACCCAGCCCCAAGCCCGCACAGGCCAAGGCCTCCAAGCCCGCAGCGGCCAAGGCCTCTGAGCCCGGCCCCAAGCCCGCAGAGGCCAAGGCCTCTGAGCCCGGCCCCAAGCCCGCAGAGGCCAAGGCCTCTGAGCCCGGCCCCAAGCCCGCAGCGGCCAAGGCCTCCGAGCCCAAGCCCGCAGCGGCCAAGGCCTCCGAGCCCGGCCCCAAGCCCGCAGAGGCCAAGGCCTCCGAGCCCGGCCCCAAGCCCGCAGAGGCCAAGGCCTCCGAGCCCAGCCCCAAGCCCGCAGCGGCCAAGGCCTCCGAGCCCAGCCCCAAGCCCTCAGAGCCCAGCCCCAAGCCCGCAGAGGCCTCAGAGCCCAGCCCCAAGCCCGCAGAGGCCAAGGCCTCCGAACCCAGCCCCAAGCCCGCACAGGCCAAGGCCTCCAAGCCCGCAGCGGCCAAGGCCTCTGAGCCCGGCCCCAAGCCCGCAGAGGCCAAGGCCTCTGAGCCCGGCCCCAAGCCCGCAGAGGCCAAGGCCTCCGAGACCAGCCCCAAGCCCGTAGAGGCCAAGGCCTCTGAGCCCAGCCCCAAGCCTGCAGAAGTAAAAGTGAAATCTTCAAAGACTGTCTCCAAACgtggagaaaagaaagagaaaactgCAGAGCCTAGCCCCAAACCAAGCACTGCTCCATCTACAACTGACAGAACTTCCCAAGGAGCAG CTCCAGACTCCATTTCATCTGATACTGTAGCAGCACATAGTCTTCCTGTTGCTGATGTTCAGAGCCCAG CAAATAAAACAGAGGGTATCTCCCCTCAGCCTGCTGCTGAGCTAGGTGTCCAAAGCCCTGCAAAAGTGCTAACTCCTTCCCCACCTTTACCAACTCCAGAGCCTGTTTCTTCTGCTCAGACTGATTCTGTTTCCTCACCCCTTGTCCCCAAAACATCTGCCCCATTGCCTCTTACTGTGGAAGAGGAGGAACTGCCCCCTTTGATTCCCCCAGAAGCTCCAGCTCAAGAACCCGACTTTCACCCTGTCATGGTGGATTTTGGGTCTCCTAAAGTGGTGCCAAGCCCACCAGTCAAGGAGGCTGTGTTGAAGAATGATAAGG GGTCTGGAACAGAGTCCGACAGTGATGACTCTCCCCCTGAGCTGGAACAGGACACACAAACCACCACACAACAGGCACAG CTTGCAGCCGCTGCAGAAATAGATGAAGAGCCAGTAAGCAAAGCTAAACAGAGCAGGAGtgaaaagaaagcaagaaag GCTATGTCTAAGTTGGGGCTTCGGCAGGTCACTGGAGTCACAAGAGTCACTAtcagaaaatccaaaaacattcttTTTGTCATCACAAAACCCGATGTATACAAGAGCCCGGCATCTGACACTTACATTGTCTTTGGAGAAGCTAAG ATTGAAGATCTTTCCCAACAAGCCCAGTTAGCAGCCGCTGAAAAGTTCAAGGTACAAGGAGAGACAGTCTCAAATATCCAAGAAAATACACAGACTCCCACAGTACAGGAGGAGAGCGAAGAAGAAGAG GTTGACGAGGCCGGTGTAGAAGTGAAGGACATTGAGCTGGTTATGTCACAGGCGAATGTGTCCAGAGCGAAGGCTGTTCGTGCACTTAAGAATAACAGTAACGACATAGTAAATGCAATTATG GAGTTGACGATGTGA
- the naca.S gene encoding nascent polypeptide-associated complex subunit alpha isoform X5 translates to MPGEATETVPAAEQELHQPQVESAPSPSAPAEGAVVAEAKTATPNAKVASEASQTDAAKAEAAGDSSDSKQGVIKKRSSEPAKPGKVKAKASETSPKSVAAKGKSSVHRPKSGEGKVSRTKSEEMIAAEPSPKPAEAKASEPSPKPAEAKASEPSPTPAEAKASEPSPTPAAAKASEPSPKHSVAKASEPSPKPAVAKASEPSPKPAVAKASEPSPKPAAAKASEPSPKPTKAKASEPSPKPAEASEPSPKPAEASEPSPKPAEASEPSPKPAEASEPSPKPAEASEPSPKPAEASEPSPKPAEASEPSPKPSEPSPKPAEAKASEPSPKPAQAKASKPAAAKASEPGPKPAEAKASEPGPKPAEAKASEPGPKPAAAKASEPKPAAAKASEPGPKPAAAKASEPGPKPAEAKASEPGPKPAEAKASEPSPKPAAAKASEPSPKPSEPSPRPAEASEPSPKPAEAKASEPSPKPAQAKASKPAAAKASEPGPKPAEAKASEPGPKPAEAKASEPGPKPAAAKASEPKPAAAKASEPGPKPAEAKASEPGPKPAEAKASEPSPKPAAAKASEPSPKPSEPSPKPAEASEPSPKPAEAKASEPSPKPAQAKASKPAAAKASEPGPKPAEAKASEPGPKPAEAKASETSPKPVEAKASEPSPKPAEVKVKSSKTVSKRGEKKEKTAEPSPKPSTAPSTTDRTSQGAAPDSISSDTVAAHSLPVADVQSPANKTEGISPQPAAELGVQSPAKVLTPSPPLPTPEPVSSAQTDSVSSPLVPKTSAPLPLTVEEEELPPLIPPEAPAQEPDFHPVMVDFGSPKVVPSPPVKEAVLKNDKGSGTESDSDDSPPELEQDTQTTTQQAQLAAAAEIDEEPVSKAKQSRSEKKARKAMSKLGLRQVTGVTRVTIRKSKNILFVITKPDVYKSPASDTYIVFGEAKIEDLSQQAQLAAAEKFKVQGETVSNIQENTQTPTVQEESEEEEVDEAGVEVKDIELVMSQANVSRAKAVRALKNNSNDIVNAIMELTM, encoded by the exons ATGCCCGGTGAAGCCACAGAAACTGTCCCAGCTGCAGAGCAAGAACTGCACCAGCCCCAGGTTGAGAGTG CTCCGTCTCCCTCTGCACCTGCAGAAGGGGCAGTGGTAGCTGAGGCGAAAACTGCCACCCCGAATGCCAAGGTGGCAAGTGAGGCTTCTCAGACAGATGCGGCAAAGGCTGAAGCCGCTGGGGATTCATCGG ACTCCAAACAAGGAGTCATAAAAAAGAGATCTTCAGAGCCTGCTAAACCTGGAAAGGTAAAAGCAAAAGCTTCAGAGACTAGCCCCAAGTCGGTAGCAGCAAAAGGAAAATCTTCAGTGCATAGGCCCAAATCTGGAGAGGGAAAAGTGTCCAGAACCAAGTCGGAAGAGATGATAGCTGCCGAGCCCAGCCCCAAGCCCGCAGAGGCCAAGGCTTCCGAGCCCAGCCCCAAGCCCGCAGAGGCCAAGGCTTCCGAGCCCAGCCCCACGCCCGCAGAGGCCAAGGCTTCCGAGCCCAGCCCCACGCCTGCAGCGGCCAAGGCCTCCGAGCCCAGCCCCAAGCACTCAGTGGCCAAAGCATCCGAGCCCAGCCCCAAGCCCGCAGTGGCCAAGGCCTCCGAGCCCAGCCCCAAGCCCGCAGTGGCCAAGGCCTCCGAGCCCAGCCCCAAGCCCGCAGCGGCCAAGGCCTCAGAGCCCAGCCCCAAGCCCACTAAGGCCAAG GCCTCCGAGCCCAGCCCCAAGCCCGCAGAGGCCTCCGAGCCCAGCCCCAAGCCCGCAGAGGCCTCCGAGCCCAGCCCCAAGCCCGCAGAGGCCTCCGAGCCCAGCCCCAAGCCCGCAGAGGCCTCCGAGCCCAGCCCCAAGCCCGCAGAGGCCTCCGAGCCCAGCCCCAAGCCCGCAGAGGCCTCCGAGCCCAGCCCCAAGCCCGCAGAGGCCTCCGAGCCCAGCCCCAAGCCCTCAGAGCCCAGCCCCAAGCCCGCAGAGGCCAAGGCCTCCGAACCCAGCCCCAAGCCCGCACAGGCCAAGGCCTCCAAGCCCGCAGCGGCCAAGGCCTCCGAGCCCGGCCCCAAGCCCGCAGAGGCCAAGGCCTCCGAGCCAGGCCCCAAGCCCGCAGAGGCCAAGGCCTCCGAGCCCGGCCCCAAGCCCGCAGCGGCCAAGGCCTCCGAGCCCAAGCCCGCAGCGGCCAAGGCCTCCGAGCCCGGCCCCAAGCCCGCAGCGGCCAAGGCCTCCGAGCCCGGCCCCAAGCCCGCAGAGGCCAAGGCCTCCGAGCCCGGCCCCAAGCCCGCAGAGGCCAAGGCCTCCGAGCCCAGCCCCAAGCCCGCAGCGGCCAAGGCCTCCGAGCCCAGCCCCAAGCCCTCAGAGCCCAGCCCCAGGCCCGCAGAGGCCTCAGAGCCCAGCCCCAAGCCCGCAGAGGCCAAGGCCTCCGAACCCAGCCCCAAGCCCGCACAGGCCAAGGCCTCCAAGCCCGCAGCGGCCAAGGCCTCTGAGCCCGGCCCCAAGCCCGCAGAGGCCAAGGCCTCTGAGCCCGGCCCCAAGCCCGCAGAGGCCAAGGCCTCTGAGCCCGGCCCCAAGCCCGCAGCGGCCAAGGCCTCCGAGCCCAAGCCCGCAGCGGCCAAGGCCTCCGAGCCCGGCCCCAAGCCCGCAGAGGCCAAGGCCTCCGAGCCCGGCCCCAAGCCCGCAGAGGCCAAGGCCTCCGAGCCCAGCCCCAAGCCCGCAGCGGCCAAGGCCTCCGAGCCCAGCCCCAAGCCCTCAGAGCCCAGCCCCAAGCCCGCAGAGGCCTCAGAGCCCAGCCCCAAGCCCGCAGAGGCCAAGGCCTCCGAACCCAGCCCCAAGCCCGCACAGGCCAAGGCCTCCAAGCCCGCAGCGGCCAAGGCCTCTGAGCCCGGCCCCAAGCCCGCAGAGGCCAAGGCCTCTGAGCCCGGCCCCAAGCCCGCAGAGGCCAAGGCCTCCGAGACCAGCCCCAAGCCCGTAGAGGCCAAGGCCTCTGAGCCCAGCCCCAAGCCTGCAGAAGTAAAAGTGAAATCTTCAAAGACTGTCTCCAAACgtggagaaaagaaagagaaaactgCAGAGCCTAGCCCCAAACCAAGCACTGCTCCATCTACAACTGACAGAACTTCCCAAGGAGCAG CTCCAGACTCCATTTCATCTGATACTGTAGCAGCACATAGTCTTCCTGTTGCTGATGTTCAGAGCCCAG CAAATAAAACAGAGGGTATCTCCCCTCAGCCTGCTGCTGAGCTAGGTGTCCAAAGCCCTGCAAAAGTGCTAACTCCTTCCCCACCTTTACCAACTCCAGAGCCTGTTTCTTCTGCTCAGACTGATTCTGTTTCCTCACCCCTTGTCCCCAAAACATCTGCCCCATTGCCTCTTACTGTGGAAGAGGAGGAACTGCCCCCTTTGATTCCCCCAGAAGCTCCAGCTCAAGAACCCGACTTTCACCCTGTCATGGTGGATTTTGGGTCTCCTAAAGTGGTGCCAAGCCCACCAGTCAAGGAGGCTGTGTTGAAGAATGATAAGG GGTCTGGAACAGAGTCCGACAGTGATGACTCTCCCCCTGAGCTGGAACAGGACACACAAACCACCACACAACAGGCACAG CTTGCAGCCGCTGCAGAAATAGATGAAGAGCCAGTAAGCAAAGCTAAACAGAGCAGGAGtgaaaagaaagcaagaaag GCTATGTCTAAGTTGGGGCTTCGGCAGGTCACTGGAGTCACAAGAGTCACTAtcagaaaatccaaaaacattcttTTTGTCATCACAAAACCCGATGTATACAAGAGCCCGGCATCTGACACTTACATTGTCTTTGGAGAAGCTAAG ATTGAAGATCTTTCCCAACAAGCCCAGTTAGCAGCCGCTGAAAAGTTCAAGGTACAAGGAGAGACAGTCTCAAATATCCAAGAAAATACACAGACTCCCACAGTACAGGAGGAGAGCGAAGAAGAAGAG GTTGACGAGGCCGGTGTAGAAGTGAAGGACATTGAGCTGGTTATGTCACAGGCGAATGTGTCCAGAGCGAAGGCTGTTCGTGCACTTAAGAATAACAGTAACGACATAGTAAATGCAATTATG GAGTTGACGATGTGA
- the naca.S gene encoding nascent polypeptide-associated complex subunit alpha isoform X7, translating into MPGEATETVPAAEQELHQPQVESAPSPSAPAEGAVVAEAKTATPNAKVASEASQTDAAKAEAAGDSSDSKQGVIKKRSSEPAKPGKVKAKASETSPKSVAAKGKSSVHRPKSGEGKVSRTKSEEMIAAEPSPKPAEAKASEPSPKPAEAKASEPSPTPAEAKASEPSPTPAAAKASEPSPKHSVAKASEPSPKPAVAKASEPSPKPAVAKASEPSPKPAAAKASEPSPKPTKAKASEPSPKPAEASEPSPKPAEASEPSPKPAEASEPSPKPAEASEPSPKPAEASEPSPKPAEASEPSPKPAEASEPSPKPAEASEPSPKPSEPSPKPAEAKASEPSPKPAQAKASKPAAAKASEPGPKPAEAKASEPGPKPAEAKASEPGPKPAAAKASEPKPAAAKASEPGPKPAAAKASEPGPKPAEAKASEPGPKPAEAKASEPSPKPAAAKASEPSPKPSEPSPRPAEASEPSPKPAEAKASEPSPKPAQAKASKPAAAKASEPGPKPAEAKASEPGPKPAEAKASEPGPKPAEAKASEPGPKPAEAKASEPSPKPAAAKASEPSPKPSEPSPKPAEASEPSPKPAEAKASEPSPKPAQAKASKPAAAKASEPGPKPAEAKASEPGPKPAEAKASETSPKPVEAKASEPSPKPAEVKVKSSKTVSKRGEKKEKTAEPSPKPSTAPSTTDRTSQGAAPDSISSDTVAAHSLPVADVQSPANKTEGISPQPAAELGVQSPAKVLTPSPPLPTPEPVSSAQTDSVSSPLVPKTSAPLPLTVEEEELPPLIPPEAPAQEPDFHPVMVDFGSPKVVPSPPVKEAVLKNDKGSGTESDSDDSPPELEQDTQTTTQQAQLAAAAEIDEEPVSKAKQSRSEKKARKAMSKLGLRQVTGVTRVTIRKSKNILFVITKPDVYKSPASDTYIVFGEAKIEDLSQQAQLAAAEKFKVQGETVSNIQENTQTPTVQEESEEEEVDEAGVEVKDIELVMSQANVSRAKAVRALKNNSNDIVNAIMELTM; encoded by the exons ATGCCCGGTGAAGCCACAGAAACTGTCCCAGCTGCAGAGCAAGAACTGCACCAGCCCCAGGTTGAGAGTG CTCCGTCTCCCTCTGCACCTGCAGAAGGGGCAGTGGTAGCTGAGGCGAAAACTGCCACCCCGAATGCCAAGGTGGCAAGTGAGGCTTCTCAGACAGATGCGGCAAAGGCTGAAGCCGCTGGGGATTCATCGG ACTCCAAACAAGGAGTCATAAAAAAGAGATCTTCAGAGCCTGCTAAACCTGGAAAGGTAAAAGCAAAAGCTTCAGAGACTAGCCCCAAGTCGGTAGCAGCAAAAGGAAAATCTTCAGTGCATAGGCCCAAATCTGGAGAGGGAAAAGTGTCCAGAACCAAGTCGGAAGAGATGATAGCTGCCGAGCCCAGCCCCAAGCCCGCAGAGGCCAAGGCTTCCGAGCCCAGCCCCAAGCCCGCAGAGGCCAAGGCTTCCGAGCCCAGCCCCACGCCCGCAGAGGCCAAGGCTTCCGAGCCCAGCCCCACGCCTGCAGCGGCCAAGGCCTCCGAGCCCAGCCCCAAGCACTCAGTGGCCAAAGCATCCGAGCCCAGCCCCAAGCCCGCAGTGGCCAAGGCCTCCGAGCCCAGCCCCAAGCCCGCAGTGGCCAAGGCCTCCGAGCCCAGCCCCAAGCCCGCAGCGGCCAAGGCCTCAGAGCCCAGCCCCAAGCCCACTAAGGCCAAGGCCTCCGAGCCCAGCCCCAAGCCCGCAGAGGCCTCCGAGCCCAGCCCCAAGCCCGCAGAGGCCTCCGAGCCCAGCCCCAAGCCCGCAGAGGCCTCCGAGCCCAGCCCCAAGCCCGCAGAGGCCTCCGAGCCCAGCCCCAAGCCCGCAGAGGCCTCCGAGCCCAGCCCCAAGCCCGCAGAGGCCTCCGAGCCCAGCCCCAAGCCCGCAGAGGCCTCCGAGCCCAGCCCCAAGCCCGCAGAGGCCTCCGAGCCCAGCCCCAAGCCCTCAGAGCCCAGCCCCAAGCCCGCAGAGGCCAAGGCCTCCGAACCCAGCCCCAAGCCCGCACAGGCCAAGGCCTCCAAGCCCGCAGCGGCCAAGGCCTCCGAGCCCGGCCCCAAGCCCGCAGAGGCCAAGGCCTCCGAGCCAGGCCCCAAGCCCGCAGAGGCCAAGGCCTCCGAGCCCGGCCCCAAGCCCGCAGCGGCCAAGGCCTCCGAGCCCAAGCCCGCAGCGGCCAAGGCCTCCGAGCCCGGCCCCAAGCCCGCAGCGGCCAAGGCCTCCGAGCCCGGCCCCAAGCCCGCAGAGGCCAAGGCCTCCGAGCCCGGCCCCAAGCCCGCAGAGGCCAAGGCCTCCGAGCCCAGCCCCAAGCCCGCAGCGGCCAAGGCCTCCGAGCCCAGCCCCAAGCCCTCAGAGCCCAGCCCCAGGCCCGCAGAGGCCTCAGAGCCCAGCCCCAAGCCCGCAGAGGCCAAGGCCTCCGAACCCAGCCCCAAGCCCGCACAGGCCAAGGCCTCCAAGCCCGCAGCGGCCAAGGCCTCTGAGCCCGGCCCCAAGCCCGCAGAGGCCAAGGCCTCTGAGCCCGGCCCCAAGCCCGCAGAGGCCAAG GCCTCCGAGCCCGGCCCCAAGCCCGCAGAGGCCAAGGCCTCCGAGCCCGGCCCCAAGCCCGCAGAGGCCAAGGCCTCCGAGCCCAGCCCCAAGCCCGCAGCGGCCAAGGCCTCCGAGCCCAGCCCCAAGCCCTCAGAGCCCAGCCCCAAGCCCGCAGAGGCCTCAGAGCCCAGCCCCAAGCCCGCAGAGGCCAAGGCCTCCGAACCCAGCCCCAAGCCCGCACAGGCCAAGGCCTCCAAGCCCGCAGCGGCCAAGGCCTCTGAGCCCGGCCCCAAGCCCGCAGAGGCCAAGGCCTCTGAGCCCGGCCCCAAGCCCGCAGAGGCCAAGGCCTCCGAGACCAGCCCCAAGCCCGTAGAGGCCAAGGCCTCTGAGCCCAGCCCCAAGCCTGCAGAAGTAAAAGTGAAATCTTCAAAGACTGTCTCCAAACgtggagaaaagaaagagaaaactgCAGAGCCTAGCCCCAAACCAAGCACTGCTCCATCTACAACTGACAGAACTTCCCAAGGAGCAG CTCCAGACTCCATTTCATCTGATACTGTAGCAGCACATAGTCTTCCTGTTGCTGATGTTCAGAGCCCAG CAAATAAAACAGAGGGTATCTCCCCTCAGCCTGCTGCTGAGCTAGGTGTCCAAAGCCCTGCAAAAGTGCTAACTCCTTCCCCACCTTTACCAACTCCAGAGCCTGTTTCTTCTGCTCAGACTGATTCTGTTTCCTCACCCCTTGTCCCCAAAACATCTGCCCCATTGCCTCTTACTGTGGAAGAGGAGGAACTGCCCCCTTTGATTCCCCCAGAAGCTCCAGCTCAAGAACCCGACTTTCACCCTGTCATGGTGGATTTTGGGTCTCCTAAAGTGGTGCCAAGCCCACCAGTCAAGGAGGCTGTGTTGAAGAATGATAAGG GGTCTGGAACAGAGTCCGACAGTGATGACTCTCCCCCTGAGCTGGAACAGGACACACAAACCACCACACAACAGGCACAG CTTGCAGCCGCTGCAGAAATAGATGAAGAGCCAGTAAGCAAAGCTAAACAGAGCAGGAGtgaaaagaaagcaagaaag GCTATGTCTAAGTTGGGGCTTCGGCAGGTCACTGGAGTCACAAGAGTCACTAtcagaaaatccaaaaacattcttTTTGTCATCACAAAACCCGATGTATACAAGAGCCCGGCATCTGACACTTACATTGTCTTTGGAGAAGCTAAG ATTGAAGATCTTTCCCAACAAGCCCAGTTAGCAGCCGCTGAAAAGTTCAAGGTACAAGGAGAGACAGTCTCAAATATCCAAGAAAATACACAGACTCCCACAGTACAGGAGGAGAGCGAAGAAGAAGAG GTTGACGAGGCCGGTGTAGAAGTGAAGGACATTGAGCTGGTTATGTCACAGGCGAATGTGTCCAGAGCGAAGGCTGTTCGTGCACTTAAGAATAACAGTAACGACATAGTAAATGCAATTATG GAGTTGACGATGTGA
- the naca.S gene encoding nascent polypeptide-associated complex subunit alpha yields the protein MPGEATETVPAAEQELHQPQVESGSGTESDSDDSPPELEQDTQTTTQQAQLAAAAEIDEEPVSKAKQSRSEKKARKAMSKLGLRQVTGVTRVTIRKSKNILFVITKPDVYKSPASDTYIVFGEAKIEDLSQQAQLAAAEKFKVQGETVSNIQENTQTPTVQEESEEEEVDEAGVEVKDIELVMSQANVSRAKAVRALKNNSNDIVNAIMELTM from the exons ATGCCCGGTGAAGCCACAGAAACTGTCCCAGCTGCAGAGCAAGAACTGCACCAGCCCCAGGTTGAGAGTG GGTCTGGAACAGAGTCCGACAGTGATGACTCTCCCCCTGAGCTGGAACAGGACACACAAACCACCACACAACAGGCACAG CTTGCAGCCGCTGCAGAAATAGATGAAGAGCCAGTAAGCAAAGCTAAACAGAGCAGGAGtgaaaagaaagcaagaaag GCTATGTCTAAGTTGGGGCTTCGGCAGGTCACTGGAGTCACAAGAGTCACTAtcagaaaatccaaaaacattcttTTTGTCATCACAAAACCCGATGTATACAAGAGCCCGGCATCTGACACTTACATTGTCTTTGGAGAAGCTAAG ATTGAAGATCTTTCCCAACAAGCCCAGTTAGCAGCCGCTGAAAAGTTCAAGGTACAAGGAGAGACAGTCTCAAATATCCAAGAAAATACACAGACTCCCACAGTACAGGAGGAGAGCGAAGAAGAAGAG GTTGACGAGGCCGGTGTAGAAGTGAAGGACATTGAGCTGGTTATGTCACAGGCGAATGTGTCCAGAGCGAAGGCTGTTCGTGCACTTAAGAATAACAGTAACGACATAGTAAATGCAATTATG GAGTTGACGATGTGA
- the naca.S gene encoding nascent polypeptide-associated complex subunit alpha isoform X19, which translates to MPGEATETVPAAEQELHQPQVESEGAVVAEAKTATPNAKVASEASQTDAAKAEAAGDSSGSGTESDSDDSPPELEQDTQTTTQQAQLAAAAEIDEEPVSKAKQSRSEKKARKAMSKLGLRQVTGVTRVTIRKSKNILFVITKPDVYKSPASDTYIVFGEAKIEDLSQQAQLAAAEKFKVQGETVSNIQENTQTPTVQEESEEEEVDEAGVEVKDIELVMSQANVSRAKAVRALKNNSNDIVNAIMELTM; encoded by the exons ATGCCCGGTGAAGCCACAGAAACTGTCCCAGCTGCAGAGCAAGAACTGCACCAGCCCCAGGTTGAGAGTG AAGGGGCAGTGGTAGCTGAGGCGAAAACTGCCACCCCGAATGCCAAGGTGGCAAGTGAGGCTTCTCAGACAGATGCGGCAAAGGCTGAAGCCGCTGGGGATTCATCGG GGTCTGGAACAGAGTCCGACAGTGATGACTCTCCCCCTGAGCTGGAACAGGACACACAAACCACCACACAACAGGCACAG CTTGCAGCCGCTGCAGAAATAGATGAAGAGCCAGTAAGCAAAGCTAAACAGAGCAGGAGtgaaaagaaagcaagaaag GCTATGTCTAAGTTGGGGCTTCGGCAGGTCACTGGAGTCACAAGAGTCACTAtcagaaaatccaaaaacattcttTTTGTCATCACAAAACCCGATGTATACAAGAGCCCGGCATCTGACACTTACATTGTCTTTGGAGAAGCTAAG ATTGAAGATCTTTCCCAACAAGCCCAGTTAGCAGCCGCTGAAAAGTTCAAGGTACAAGGAGAGACAGTCTCAAATATCCAAGAAAATACACAGACTCCCACAGTACAGGAGGAGAGCGAAGAAGAAGAG GTTGACGAGGCCGGTGTAGAAGTGAAGGACATTGAGCTGGTTATGTCACAGGCGAATGTGTCCAGAGCGAAGGCTGTTCGTGCACTTAAGAATAACAGTAACGACATAGTAAATGCAATTATG GAGTTGACGATGTGA